Proteins co-encoded in one Phalacrocorax carbo chromosome 5, bPhaCar2.1, whole genome shotgun sequence genomic window:
- the CNTF gene encoding ciliary neurotrophic factor, translating into MSLVPVTAARAMAASDSPSAALRRRDLCSRGIRLAGKMRSDVVDLLDTYVERQGLDASASVAAVEGVPVAAVERWDEQTGTQRLLENLAAYRAFRTLLAQMLEEQREQLGEADAALGRALAAVLLQVSAFAYHLEELLRLESRGAPSEEGAGPPPPPHLGLFERKLRGLGVLRELAQWAVRSARDLRQLAKPSAGSSSAPSPAEST; encoded by the exons ATGAGCCTGGTGCCTGTGACGGCTGCCCGGGCCATGGCGGCATCAGACAGCCCCTCAGCTGCCCTCCGGCGCCGCGACCTGTGCAGCCGAGGCATCCGCCTGGCTGGGAAGATGCGCTCAGACGTCGTCGACCTCCTGGACACCTAC GTGGAGCGGCAGGGCTTGGACGCCTCAGCCAGCGTGGCAGCGGTGGAGGGGGTGCCGGTGGCAGCAGTGGAGCGCTGGGATGAGCAGACAGGCACCCAGCGGCTGCTGGAGAACCTGGCGGCGTACCGGGCCTTCCGAACCCTGCTGGCCCAGATGCTGGAGGAGCAGCGGGAGCAGCTGGGTGAGGCTGATGCTGCCCTGGGCCGGGCGCTGGCAGCCGTCCTGCTCCAGGTCTCAGCTTTCGCCTACCACCTTGAGGAGCTGCTGCGGCTGGAGAGCCGTGGGGCCCCCAGTGAGGAGGGGGCTggcccccctccacccccccaccttGGCCTCTTTGAGAGGAAGCTgcggggcctgggggtgctgcgggAGCTGGCCCAGTGGGCTGTCAGGTCTGCACGGGACCTGCGGCAGCTCGCCAAGCCCAGCGcgggcagcagctcagcccccagcccggcTGAGAGCACTTGA